One part of the Tenacibaculum sp. 190130A14a genome encodes these proteins:
- a CDS encoding CCC motif membrane protein translates to MKKKLNPTIVYVLSIVSFLCCCFLGMGTFLALPAFLMANKGVKGAEENPEAYEGDVQAMKTAKTVAMIALIVNGLYLLYSIYSLATTDWDVFWETYNKALEQYQ, encoded by the coding sequence ATGAAAAAAAAGCTAAATCCAACTATTGTTTACGTTTTATCGATTGTTAGTTTTTTATGCTGTTGTTTTCTTGGAATGGGTACTTTCCTTGCATTACCAGCATTTTTAATGGCTAACAAAGGGGTAAAAGGAGCTGAAGAAAATCCAGAAGCTTACGAGGGAGATGTACAAGCAATGAAAACTGCTAAAACAGTGGCTATGATTGCTCTTATAGTAAATGGTTTATACTTATTGTATAGTATTTACAGCTTAGCAACTACCGACTGGGATGTGTTCTGGGAAACTTATAATAAAGCATTAGAACAATATCAATAA
- a CDS encoding universal stress protein, with protein MKKKILIATDFSKTSLNAIMYALELYKTDRCDFYVLNVFKTTYNLIEDIIPPKPGEKGYDIPYQKSTDGLERISKLILFKEDDNPYHNFEYISLNKPLLKGVQEIVEQKDIELVIMGTKGVTDSQSSVFGSNAVEIMEKVRNCPVLVVPIDAKQELPKEIVFPTDYKIQYKRKELAHLIDIVRKCNASLKVLHATEEDTLDSNQEEHKKMLEKYFESIHHSFHTLSSISVATAVKCFVESRDSDMIAFINKKHLFFGSVFSQPLVKKIGYKLKVPVLVLHDLKN; from the coding sequence ATGAAAAAAAAGATTTTAATAGCAACCGATTTTTCTAAAACCTCGCTCAATGCCATCATGTATGCTTTAGAACTGTATAAGACTGATCGATGTGATTTTTATGTACTCAACGTTTTTAAAACGACTTATAATCTCATTGAAGATATCATTCCGCCAAAACCTGGGGAAAAGGGGTATGATATACCTTATCAAAAGTCTACAGATGGTTTAGAGCGTATTTCTAAGTTAATTCTGTTTAAAGAAGATGATAACCCATATCACAACTTTGAATATATCTCTTTAAACAAGCCTTTGCTCAAAGGGGTACAAGAAATAGTTGAACAAAAGGATATAGAACTGGTCATTATGGGTACCAAGGGAGTTACCGATAGTCAGAGTAGTGTTTTTGGAAGTAATGCAGTAGAAATAATGGAAAAGGTACGTAACTGTCCTGTATTAGTTGTACCAATTGATGCCAAGCAAGAACTTCCAAAAGAAATTGTATTCCCTACAGATTATAAAATTCAATATAAAAGAAAAGAGCTAGCACATTTAATAGACATTGTACGAAAGTGTAATGCCTCTTTAAAAGTATTACACGCTACCGAAGAAGATACACTTGATAGCAACCAGGAAGAACACAAAAAAATGTTGGAAAAGTACTTTGAAAGTATCCATCATTCTTTTCATACGCTCTCCTCTATTTCAGTAGCTACTGCAGTAAAATGTTTTGTAGAAAGTAGAGACAGTGACATGATCGCATTTATTAATAAAAAGCATTTGTTTTTTGGAAGTGTTTTTTCGCAACCACTGGTAAAAAAAATAGGGTATAAACTAAAAGTACCTGTGTTAGTATTACATGATTTAAAAAATTAA
- a CDS encoding YbaB/EbfC family nucleoid-associated protein, with product MFGDISGMMGKLQEAQQKVEETKKRLDTVLIDESSSDGNIKVTVTANREIKAISVNESLLGDAEELEDYLILTLNKALKRAGEINEQELAIAAKAGMPNIPGMDMFK from the coding sequence ATGTTTGGAGATATTTCAGGAATGATGGGCAAATTACAAGAGGCTCAACAAAAAGTAGAAGAAACAAAAAAACGCTTGGATACAGTATTGATAGACGAGTCTTCTTCTGATGGCAACATTAAAGTAACCGTAACTGCCAATAGAGAAATTAAAGCTATTTCTGTAAATGAAAGTTTACTTGGTGATGCTGAGGAGTTAGAAGATTATTTAATTTTAACTTTAAACAAAGCGTTGAAAAGAGCGGGAGAAATTAACGAACAAGAATTGGCAATCGCTGCCAAAGCTGGAATGCCAAATATTCCGGGTATGGATATGTTTAAATAA
- a CDS encoding helix-turn-helix domain-containing protein has translation MSLSTFKRNFVKEYQTSPGKWFRDKRLLKAKELLKNANVTPSDIYLELGYQNLSNFSAAFKKKFKISPSEI, from the coding sequence ATGAGTTTATCTACCTTTAAAAGAAACTTTGTAAAAGAGTATCAAACTTCACCAGGAAAATGGTTTAGAGATAAACGTTTGTTAAAGGCCAAAGAGCTTTTAAAAAACGCAAATGTAACACCATCAGATATCTACTTAGAGTTGGGTTATCAAAACTTATCTAACTTTAGCGCTGCTTTTAAAAAGAAGTTTAAGATAAGTCCTTCAGAAATCTAA
- a CDS encoding heme-binding protein produces MNITLEQAEKIIVAAKEKSVAIDTKMNIAVVDAGANLVAFARMDGAWLGSLDISIKKAKTARYFDMNTGVIGELSQPGGALYNIEHSNNGLITFPGGVPVKDVQGNVIGAVGVSGSTVENDHTVAEAGAKAI; encoded by the coding sequence ATGAATATTACATTAGAACAAGCAGAGAAAATTATTGTTGCAGCTAAAGAAAAATCGGTTGCAATTGATACAAAAATGAATATTGCCGTAGTAGATGCAGGTGCCAATTTAGTTGCTTTTGCACGTATGGACGGAGCATGGTTAGGATCATTAGATATTTCAATTAAAAAAGCAAAAACTGCACGTTATTTTGACATGAATACAGGAGTAATTGGTGAATTATCACAACCAGGAGGTGCTTTGTATAATATTGAACACTCTAATAATGGATTGATTACATTTCCTGGAGGAGTACCAGTAAAAGATGTACAAGGAAATGTTATTGGAGCAGTAGGCGTAAGTGGAAGTACAGTAGAAAATGACCATACGGTTGCCGAAGCAGGAGCTAAAGCGATTTAA
- a CDS encoding AAA family ATPase has protein sequence MNLKLCYIWVSEFRNFKNTGFNFSSSEKFHYDGYTGKLSMEKIEDLPENFFGDSITDVTALIGKNGSGKSNALELVCKLLKGGETSITEDFLIVTQENNQFIGYHSKKEEWVLEFDFPLNLKKYNKIIDPLKIVYFSNVFDERKNNFDRDISDISYNNRFKRGFYNYNIETDFKKQIRFINSPLFKRLNIQTPTKIQIISKVWRSKYINAGLKRYNYIENTLKKFQELYKTRLKDIKSSKKFYYNVVYAFFEETIKILNTISNENNKNEFYLEEFFRETQLYKGESTQSMTNDMLKWMKYISNSLEKNSINNRERKELSSFKKRLQLLFEIEDKLLRVDFEYKTEGSRNRTQEYFLFDYTPKTKEVVVKYIELFEKSKMFDVNWLGVSSGHKAYLNIFSLIYHELKRIKRPNLLLCIDEGDLYLHPQWQIEFFDKLVSVLPEIFKDNIQIILTSHSPFLLSDLPKQNITIISPNKEIQTLNGNELKTETFAGNIYSLYEEPFFLDKQRISLFAKKKIDEIFEELENKNTLILKDNHEVIKRKIELIGDEVIRFHLMKRLEND, from the coding sequence ATGAATCTAAAGTTATGCTATATCTGGGTTAGTGAATTTAGAAACTTTAAAAATACAGGATTTAATTTTTCTAGTTCAGAAAAGTTTCATTATGATGGTTATACGGGAAAATTATCAATGGAGAAAATTGAAGACTTACCTGAAAATTTTTTTGGTGATTCAATAACTGATGTTACAGCATTGATAGGAAAAAACGGTTCAGGTAAAAGTAATGCTTTAGAATTAGTTTGTAAATTATTAAAAGGAGGAGAAACATCTATTACCGAAGATTTTTTAATAGTAACTCAGGAAAATAATCAGTTTATTGGTTATCATTCAAAAAAAGAGGAATGGGTTTTAGAATTTGATTTCCCACTTAATTTGAAAAAGTACAACAAAATTATCGACCCTCTAAAAATTGTTTATTTCTCTAATGTCTTTGATGAACGTAAAAATAATTTTGACAGAGATATTTCAGATATTTCATACAACAATAGATTTAAAAGAGGGTTTTATAATTACAATATAGAGACTGATTTTAAAAAACAAATACGTTTTATTAACTCTCCTTTATTTAAAAGATTGAATATACAAACACCTACTAAAATACAAATCATTAGTAAAGTTTGGCGCTCTAAATATATAAATGCTGGTTTAAAAAGATATAATTATATTGAAAATACATTAAAAAAGTTCCAGGAATTATATAAAACTCGTTTAAAGGACATTAAATCCAGTAAGAAGTTTTATTACAATGTTGTTTATGCATTTTTTGAAGAGACCATTAAAATTTTAAACACTATATCTAATGAAAATAATAAAAACGAATTTTACTTAGAAGAGTTTTTTAGAGAGACTCAATTGTACAAAGGTGAAAGTACACAATCCATGACTAATGATATGCTAAAATGGATGAAGTATATAAGTAACTCTTTAGAAAAGAATAGTATTAACAATAGAGAGAGGAAAGAATTATCCTCTTTTAAAAAAAGATTACAGTTACTTTTTGAAATCGAAGATAAATTACTTCGAGTAGATTTCGAATATAAAACGGAAGGATCTAGAAATAGAACTCAAGAATATTTTCTTTTTGATTATACCCCAAAAACTAAAGAAGTGGTTGTGAAGTATATAGAACTCTTTGAGAAAAGTAAAATGTTTGATGTTAATTGGTTAGGTGTAAGCTCGGGTCATAAGGCTTATTTAAACATTTTTTCTTTAATCTATCATGAATTAAAAAGAATAAAAAGACCAAACTTATTATTATGCATAGATGAAGGGGATTTGTATTTACACCCTCAATGGCAAATTGAATTTTTTGATAAGCTAGTGAGTGTATTACCCGAAATTTTCAAAGACAATATCCAAATAATTTTAACTTCCCACTCCCCATTTTTATTATCAGATCTACCAAAACAAAACATCACAATAATATCTCCTAATAAAGAAATACAAACCTTAAATGGTAATGAGCTTAAGACTGAAACTTTTGCCGGCAATATATATTCTCTATACGAAGAGCCCTTTTTCTTAGATAAACAAAGGATAAGCTTATTTGCCAAGAAGAAAATTGATGAGATATTTGAAGAATTAGAAAACAAAAATACTCTAATATTAAAGGATAACCATGAAGTTATTAAAAGGAAAATTGAACTAATTGGAGACGAAGTTATTAGATTTCATTTAATGAAAAGATTAGAGAATGATTAA
- a CDS encoding AbiV family abortive infection protein yields MTKKFPNLTPEESKGIDKLIYKNALQLKKDAISIAENRKSYSSATSILILSSEEVIKSILVLLHSEGYNVYKLKETHKFFFDHKIRHQITQLIEMGSGIVKSLINYKEQEPTKLLKTKINWLDNLVNGFFDVVKAASPLIDANNRIEKLQKFNDLKNQGLYVDYKNTLLVPQSEITVNTYKETLKITENIFSFNKGLRILFHQEFKNHMDISQINRVKNLLKDLIDEALKDFSFKELAKS; encoded by the coding sequence ATGACTAAAAAGTTCCCCAACTTAACTCCAGAAGAGTCTAAAGGTATTGATAAACTTATCTATAAAAATGCATTACAACTAAAAAAAGATGCAATTTCTATTGCCGAAAATAGAAAATCTTACAGCTCCGCTACTTCTATTTTAATTTTAAGTTCAGAAGAAGTAATAAAATCCATTCTAGTATTGTTGCATTCTGAAGGATACAATGTATATAAGCTAAAAGAAACTCATAAATTTTTCTTTGACCATAAAATTAGACATCAAATTACTCAATTAATAGAAATGGGATCTGGTATTGTTAAATCATTGATTAATTATAAAGAACAAGAACCTACAAAACTGTTAAAAACAAAAATTAATTGGTTGGATAATCTGGTAAATGGATTCTTTGATGTAGTAAAAGCTGCAAGCCCATTAATTGACGCCAATAATCGAATAGAAAAACTACAAAAATTTAATGATCTAAAAAATCAAGGGCTTTATGTCGATTATAAAAACACACTGTTAGTTCCACAAAGTGAGATAACAGTAAACACCTATAAAGAAACCCTAAAGATTACAGAAAATATCTTTTCTTTTAATAAAGGGCTTCGAATTTTGTTTCATCAAGAATTCAAAAACCATATGGATATCTCACAAATTAACAGGGTCAAAAATCTTTTAAAGGATTTGATCGATGAAGCATTAAAAGATTTTTCATTTAAAGAGTTGGCTAAATCTTAA
- a CDS encoding DUF2752 domain-containing protein: protein MVPCLSKKMFGIDCMGCGIQRSINLLLQGEFIAAFKMYPAIYTLIILFGFILLNIKFKFQNAQKIISILAVLNVLIIITSYILKMNQLI from the coding sequence ATGGTACCCTGTCTAAGCAAAAAAATGTTTGGTATAGATTGCATGGGCTGTGGTATACAACGTTCTATAAACCTGCTTTTACAAGGAGAGTTTATTGCTGCCTTCAAGATGTATCCTGCCATTTATACGTTAATTATTTTGTTTGGATTTATTCTTTTAAACATAAAGTTCAAGTTTCAAAATGCGCAGAAAATAATTAGTATCTTGGCGGTATTAAATGTGCTAATTATTATCACAAGCTATATCTTAAAAATGAATCAATTAATCTAA
- a CDS encoding PLP-dependent cysteine synthase family protein — MDRNKGINNSILELVGQTPIVKLQRITSDLPGNFFAKIEAFNPGHSAKDRIALHIVENAEKKGLLKPGDTIVETTSGNTGFSLAMIAMVKGYKCILAVSDKSSENKIEVLKTMGAEVHVCPANVPADDPRSYYETAKRIHKETPKSIYINQYFNELNIEAHYHTTGPEIWAQTEGKVTHVVIASGTGGTISGTGRYLKEQNPNIQVLGVDAIGSVIKKFHETGELDTKEIAPYKIEGLGKNLIPTATDFDVVDVYEKVADKEAALTARQLIKDEGLFCGYTSGAVIQAVKQYAAKGTFDKDSFVVVVLPDHGIRYTDKIYSDAWMKEQGFLN; from the coding sequence ATGGATAGAAACAAAGGAATTAACAATTCAATTTTAGAACTCGTAGGGCAAACACCAATTGTAAAGTTACAACGAATCACTAGTGATTTACCAGGTAACTTCTTTGCTAAAATAGAGGCGTTTAATCCAGGACATTCTGCAAAAGACAGAATAGCATTACATATTGTAGAAAATGCAGAGAAAAAAGGATTGTTAAAACCAGGAGATACTATTGTTGAAACAACTTCAGGAAATACAGGGTTTAGCTTGGCAATGATTGCCATGGTAAAAGGATACAAATGTATTTTGGCAGTGAGTGATAAATCGTCTGAAAACAAAATAGAAGTATTAAAAACCATGGGAGCAGAGGTACATGTTTGTCCGGCAAACGTACCTGCTGATGATCCACGTTCGTATTATGAAACTGCAAAGCGTATTCATAAAGAAACACCGAAGTCTATTTATATCAATCAATATTTTAACGAATTAAATATTGAAGCACATTATCATACTACTGGACCAGAAATTTGGGCACAAACCGAAGGTAAGGTAACCCACGTGGTTATTGCAAGCGGTACTGGAGGAACTATTTCAGGAACTGGACGATATTTAAAAGAACAAAATCCAAATATTCAAGTATTAGGGGTGGATGCTATTGGTTCTGTGATTAAGAAATTCCATGAAACTGGAGAGTTAGATACCAAAGAAATTGCTCCGTATAAAATTGAAGGTTTAGGAAAAAACTTGATTCCAACTGCTACCGATTTTGATGTGGTAGATGTTTATGAAAAAGTAGCTGATAAAGAGGCAGCATTAACTGCTCGACAATTAATTAAAGACGAAGGTCTTTTCTGCGGATATACTTCTGGAGCAGTGATTCAGGCAGTAAAACAATACGCTGCAAAGGGAACATTTGACAAAGATAGTTTTGTGGTAGTGGTATTACCAGATCATGGAATTCGCTATACAGACAAAATTTACTCAGATGCTTGGATGAAGGAGCAAGGATTCTTAAATTAA
- a CDS encoding S9 family peptidase translates to MKKILLSASVFSLIFASACKDKKMKDTMIKAPVAEKQPTKLEKHGDVRTDNYFWMRLSDEQKNAEQKDEQTQKVYDYLNAENAYYDEITKDTKNFQESLFQEMKGRIKEDDESVPYKKNGYFYITRYEKGQQYPIYSRKKGNLEAAEEVIFNVNDEAKGHDYFQLGGLNVTPDNKLAAFAVDTVSRRQYTIQVKNLETGEILSDKIDNTTGGSVWANDNKTLFYTKKDPVTLRSSQIYKHTLGTDASEDVLVFEEKDDTFGTFVTKTKSRKYIVIGSYNTVSSEYQVLEADNPDGTFRIIQPRERNLEYDIAHYGDHFYIKTNKDGAQNFKLMKTPEDKTTKENWVDVIPHREDTLFEDFSIFKDYLVLEERNEGLNKIRIKRWDGAEDYYLPFDEETYSAGVYSNPEFDTDIIRYSYNSMTTPSSVIDFNMKDKSKEVKKEQEVLGGKFDKANYVSKRIWVPARDGKKIALSIVHHKDTKIDKNTPILQYAYGSYGYTISDGFSTTRLSLLDRGFIFALAHIRGSQYLGREWYEDGKMLNKMNTFTDFIDCSKYLIDNGYTSPEHLYAMGGSAGGLLMGAVINMNPELYNGIIAAVPFVDVISTMLDDSIPLTTGEYDEWGNPNNKEYYDYMKSYSPYDQVVAKNYPNMLVTTGLHDSQVQYWEPAKWVAKLRELKTDDNILMLHTNMEAGHGGASGRFDALKETAEEYTFLLMLEDKLEK, encoded by the coding sequence ATGAAAAAAATACTGCTATCTGCTTCAGTTTTTAGTCTTATTTTTGCATCCGCTTGTAAAGACAAAAAGATGAAAGACACAATGATAAAAGCCCCTGTTGCAGAAAAACAACCAACAAAATTAGAAAAGCACGGAGACGTTAGAACAGATAATTATTTCTGGATGCGCTTGTCTGATGAGCAAAAAAATGCTGAACAGAAAGATGAGCAAACGCAAAAAGTGTACGATTATTTAAATGCTGAAAATGCATACTACGATGAAATAACAAAGGATACCAAAAATTTCCAAGAGTCGTTATTTCAAGAAATGAAAGGACGTATTAAAGAAGACGATGAGTCGGTTCCTTATAAAAAGAATGGATATTTCTATATTACGCGTTATGAAAAAGGACAACAATATCCTATTTATAGTCGTAAAAAAGGAAATTTAGAGGCTGCTGAAGAAGTTATTTTTAATGTAAATGACGAAGCAAAAGGACATGACTACTTTCAATTAGGTGGATTAAATGTAACTCCAGACAATAAGTTAGCTGCTTTTGCAGTAGATACTGTAAGTCGTCGTCAGTATACCATTCAAGTTAAGAACTTAGAAACAGGAGAAATTCTTTCAGATAAGATTGATAATACTACAGGAGGTTCTGTATGGGCAAACGATAACAAAACGTTATTTTATACTAAAAAAGACCCTGTAACTTTACGTAGTTCTCAAATTTACAAGCACACTTTAGGTACAGATGCTTCAGAAGATGTATTAGTTTTTGAAGAGAAAGATGATACTTTCGGAACTTTTGTTACCAAAACAAAATCAAGAAAATACATTGTAATTGGTTCTTACAACACGGTATCTTCAGAATACCAAGTATTAGAAGCTGATAACCCTGATGGAACGTTTAGAATAATTCAACCTCGTGAGCGTAATTTAGAATATGATATTGCGCACTACGGAGATCATTTCTATATCAAAACCAACAAAGACGGAGCACAAAACTTTAAGTTAATGAAAACTCCAGAGGATAAAACTACCAAAGAAAATTGGGTAGATGTAATTCCTCATAGAGAAGATACTTTATTTGAAGATTTTTCAATTTTTAAAGACTATTTAGTTTTAGAAGAAAGAAATGAAGGATTGAACAAGATTCGTATCAAGCGTTGGGATGGAGCAGAAGATTACTACTTACCATTTGATGAAGAAACTTATTCGGCAGGTGTATATTCAAATCCAGAGTTCGATACAGACATCATTCGCTATTCTTACAATTCAATGACAACTCCTAGTTCTGTGATTGACTTCAATATGAAAGACAAATCAAAAGAAGTTAAAAAAGAGCAAGAAGTATTAGGAGGGAAGTTTGATAAAGCAAACTATGTAAGCAAGCGTATTTGGGTACCTGCACGTGATGGTAAGAAAATAGCATTGTCTATTGTACACCACAAGGATACTAAGATTGACAAGAACACACCTATTTTACAATATGCTTATGGTTCTTACGGATATACAATTAGCGATGGATTCTCAACAACACGTTTAAGTTTATTAGACCGTGGATTCATTTTTGCATTAGCACATATTAGAGGAAGTCAATATTTAGGACGTGAGTGGTATGAAGACGGAAAAATGTTAAACAAGATGAATACGTTTACCGATTTTATTGACTGTTCGAAATATTTAATTGATAACGGATATACTTCTCCAGAGCACTTATATGCTATGGGAGGATCTGCTGGTGGATTATTAATGGGAGCAGTAATTAACATGAATCCTGAGTTATACAACGGAATCATTGCTGCGGTACCATTTGTAGATGTAATTTCTACAATGTTAGATGATAGTATTCCATTAACTACTGGTGAGTATGATGAGTGGGGGAACCCTAATAACAAAGAGTACTACGATTATATGAAGTCGTACTCTCCATACGATCAGGTAGTAGCCAAGAACTATCCGAATATGTTAGTAACAACTGGTTTACACGATAGTCAAGTTCAATATTGGGAGCCTGCAAAATGGGTTGCTAAATTACGTGAATTAAAAACGGACGATAACATTTTAATGCTGCATACCAATATGGAAGCAGGGCACGGAGGAGCTTCTGGACGTTTCGATGCATTAAAAGAAACTGCAGAAGAATACACCTTCTTACTAATGTTAGAAGATAAGTTAGAAAAATAA
- a CDS encoding AAA family ATPase, with amino-acid sequence MKLKELTKNIDVWYNWVNAYKKYVPKFIEEASTKTTWKEWDQDVFREYFEKSNDQCVSSLKQGYFTNEEKNKIKKNWSAIAPLLKRIADNQEAPQWETYEELKQTIRKYTKNDMRSATNRLIAGLQPKLLSTVVKEESLRSLYDYLKETIEEEIQPYQHNWFKDSHTIATLFQKSHPSDNPMDLISYPWQVYDFSKNSNLISPMKNQEIQKYIDLLNTKKQIILQGPPGTGKTRLAKQIAIELIKNNRKENYYDLFNILKEGSTIANASGKKDYYTITKIDHATVSLQSKNSLVWSPRKEHILFKYEQLLKGETPKNVNGKDPYELALAKYLFENKNKTTPYSKDEYCKTIQFHPSYTYEDFVRGITIKNNGEGLEYITENKVLASIAEKALKNWNNHHKEITIFNKETQLDKYFSLFIDLVEEKIEQNEGTLPLTENVALINLDEDAFRYKGKGEGWVKNGNRMLFKDIKQAFLDDNRERQDLKKNPNLSGLAKQHASYFVRVLNQFQTFLKEHDLSFDKVMIEKEPLKNYVLIIDEINRANLSSVLGELIYALEYRGESVESMYAMENGDREITLPPNLFIIGTMNTADRSVAQIDYAIRRRFAFINVLPEDLTGKLDKHEFATDSFKKVQDIFNHHISSEFNKNDVQLGHSYFIYDKESNFSIQKDFEIKPILHEYIKDGILEDNGELTEKIEQL; translated from the coding sequence ATGAAATTAAAAGAACTCACCAAGAATATAGATGTATGGTATAACTGGGTAAACGCCTATAAAAAATACGTTCCCAAATTTATAGAAGAAGCCTCAACTAAAACGACCTGGAAAGAATGGGATCAAGATGTATTTAGAGAATACTTTGAAAAATCTAATGATCAATGTGTTTCTTCTCTAAAACAGGGGTATTTTACCAACGAAGAGAAAAACAAAATTAAAAAAAACTGGTCGGCAATTGCTCCTCTTTTAAAACGGATTGCTGATAATCAAGAAGCTCCACAATGGGAAACCTATGAAGAGCTTAAACAAACAATACGAAAGTATACTAAAAATGATATGCGATCTGCAACAAACCGTCTTATTGCAGGGTTGCAACCCAAATTACTTTCAACGGTAGTAAAAGAAGAAAGTCTAAGAAGTCTATATGACTATTTAAAAGAAACTATAGAAGAAGAAATTCAGCCATATCAGCATAATTGGTTTAAAGATAGTCATACTATTGCTACATTATTTCAAAAGAGTCATCCATCAGACAACCCAATGGATCTTATATCTTATCCATGGCAGGTATATGATTTCTCAAAAAATTCAAACCTTATTTCACCTATGAAAAATCAAGAAATCCAAAAGTATATTGATTTATTAAATACTAAAAAACAAATCATACTCCAAGGTCCTCCTGGAACTGGTAAAACTAGATTAGCTAAACAAATAGCAATTGAGTTAATAAAAAATAATCGCAAAGAAAATTATTATGATTTGTTCAATATTTTAAAAGAAGGTAGTACTATTGCTAATGCAAGTGGAAAAAAAGATTACTACACCATTACCAAAATAGACCATGCAACGGTTTCTTTACAATCAAAAAACAGCCTTGTTTGGTCTCCTAGAAAAGAGCATATACTTTTTAAATATGAACAATTATTGAAGGGAGAAACTCCTAAAAATGTTAACGGTAAAGATCCATATGAACTAGCCTTAGCTAAATATTTGTTTGAGAATAAAAATAAAACAACCCCTTATTCAAAAGATGAATATTGTAAAACAATACAGTTTCATCCCAGCTATACCTATGAAGATTTTGTAAGAGGTATTACTATTAAAAATAACGGAGAAGGATTAGAATATATCACAGAAAATAAGGTATTGGCTTCTATTGCAGAGAAAGCTTTAAAAAATTGGAACAACCATCATAAAGAAATAACTATTTTTAACAAAGAAACCCAGCTAGATAAATATTTTAGCCTTTTTATAGACCTTGTAGAAGAAAAGATTGAGCAAAACGAGGGTACTCTTCCTTTAACTGAAAATGTTGCTCTTATCAATTTAGATGAAGATGCTTTTCGATATAAAGGTAAAGGAGAAGGATGGGTAAAAAACGGAAATAGAATGTTGTTTAAAGATATTAAACAAGCATTTTTAGATGATAACAGGGAGCGTCAAGATTTAAAAAAGAATCCAAATTTATCTGGTTTAGCCAAACAGCATGCAAGCTATTTTGTACGTGTCTTAAATCAATTTCAAACATTTCTAAAGGAGCATGATTTATCATTTGACAAAGTAATGATTGAAAAAGAGCCTCTTAAAAACTATGTCCTAATTATAGATGAAATCAATCGAGCTAATTTATCTAGCGTTTTAGGGGAACTTATTTATGCTCTCGAATATCGAGGAGAATCGGTTGAGAGTATGTATGCTATGGAAAATGGTGATAGAGAAATAACTCTACCTCCCAATTTATTTATCATAGGAACTATGAATACCGCAGACAGAAGTGTAGCCCAAATAGATTATGCTATACGAAGACGTTTTGCTTTTATTAATGTGTTGCCTGAGGATTTAACCGGTAAATTAGACAAACATGAATTTGCTACGGATTCTTTTAAAAAAGTACAAGATATCTTTAACCATCATATCTCATCGGAGTTTAATAAAAATGATGTTCAATTAGGCCATAGCTATTTTATTTATGATAAGGAGTCCAATTTCTCTATTCAAAAAGATTTTGAGATTAAACCTATACTTCATGAATATATCAAAGATGGAATTTTAGAAGATAATGGAGAATTGACAGAAAAAATTGAACAACTTTAA